Proteins encoded within one genomic window of Anopheles gambiae chromosome 3, idAnoGambNW_F1_1, whole genome shotgun sequence:
- the LOC1272593 gene encoding rab11 family-interacting protein 4B isoform X2: protein MNWHRLSDKLSPLKMMTTTKKVDYLSTTPTSATTPSSTSQPDSLDLDYDMWQGQFEFVGPTVPINAANGNCGSSSSTGSIGITSLDKQSRTSSSSLEDLRLNGYIPPDQPVLIDEETFLSLHPNDFPSSGPQSGFFLDDYGNPNQNGNALDAYQLNNNSITANGNVSGGILNIKMLNNKTNNLISSVTIEEKNAKNNLINNNLKLINDNPELSNKYILKSSNSSSKMSDLIKTDLCDNLNEQLEILQRQVTNLADTQSNVDDRTSRTKTEYAVLQARYHMLEEQLRETELRAEERLAEEQKRHRELLARVEREAKLQNENCQIRIRTMEMEVTSLREEIQRLRLQSDKQAADLHATEEKLEKARDSLMISQQDLAEARAEEKKHRAEKQAAEELMVELGKECERLRSERGPALPTTSPESLRLEELHQEMDELRQKNKSLEEANEELQAMMLTRSIEEGRNLLNGTSNSLAQELEAMSQNQDTVDSTTLASLTQLQVAFQEKEEENRRLKHYIDTMLLNVVENYPQLLEVKAA, encoded by the exons ATGAATTGGCACCGACTTAGTGACAAACTTTCACCGCTCAAAATGATGACCACGACGAAGAAAGTCGACTACCTGTCGACGACACCGACATCGGCCACGACGCCCTCCTCGACCAGCCAACCGGACAGTCTGGATCTAGACTACGATATGTGGCAGGGTCAGTTTGAGTTCGTTGGTCCCACAGTGCCGATCAATGCTGCAAATGGTAactgcggcagcagcagcagcaccggcagcatCGGCATCACGTCGCTCGACAAGCAGTCGCGCACGTCCTCATCTAGTCTGGAAGATTTACGCTTAAACGGGTACATCCCACCCGATCAGCCGGTGCTGATCGACGAGGAAACGTTCCTCAGCCTGCACCCAAATGACTTCCCTTCGTCCGGGCCGCAGTCGGGATTTTTCCTGGACGATTACGGTAACCCAAACCAAAACGGAAATGCTCTCGACGCTTACCAGctgaacaacaacagcattaCAGCGAACGGTAATGTGAGCGGAGGTatactcaacatcaaaatgctcaacaacaaaacgaacaaccTCATCAGCTCGGTTACGATCGAGGAGAAAAATGCCAAAAACAACTTGATCAACAACAATCTGAAGCTGATCAACGATAATCCAGAGCTCAGCAATAAGTACATTTTAAAGTCGAGCAACAGTAGCAGTAAAATGAGCGATCTAATCAAGACCGACCTATGTGATAATTTAAACGAACAA CTCGAAATACTACAACGGCAAGTCACCAATCTGGCAGACACCCAGAGCAATGTGGACGATCGCACGAGTAGAACGAAAACGGAATATGCCGTCCTTCAAGCGCGTTATCATATGCTGGAGGAGCAGCTGAGAGAG aCTGAATTGCGGGCGGAAGAACGATTGGCTGAAGAACAAAAGCGTCACAGGGAGTTGCTGGCCCGCGTCGAGCGGGAGGCAAAATTGCAGAATGAAAACTGTCAGATCCGGATACGGACGATGGAGATGGAGGTAACCAGCTTGCGGGAGGAGATCCAACGATTGCGCCTGCAAAGTGACAAACAGGCGGCCGATCTGCATGCGACGGAGGAGAAGCTGGAGAAAGCTCGGGATTCGCTGATGATCTCGCAGCAGGATCTGGCGGAAGCAAGGGCAGAGgagaaaaa GCATAGAGCCGAGAAGCAAGCGGCAGAGGAACTGATGGTAGAGCTTGGCAAGGAATGTGAACGGCTGCGTTCTGAGCGTGGGCCCGCACTGCCAACGACATCGCCCGAGTCGCTGCGACTGGAGGAATTGCATCAGGAAATGGACGAATTGCGCCAGAAGAACAAGTCACTGGAGGAAGCGAACGAAGAGCTTCAGGCTATGATGTTGACCCGTAGCATTGAGGAAGGGCGTAATCTGCTGAACGGGACCTCGAACAGTTTGGCCCAAGAGCTAGAAGCCATGAGCCAAAATCAG GATACCGTTGATTCGACCACTTTAGCGTCATTAACACAG CTCCAGGTCGCATTCCAGGAGAAGGAAGAGGAGAACCGACGACTGAAGCATTACATCGACACGATGCTATTGAACGTGGTGGAAAACTATCCACAGCTGCTGGAAGTGAAAGCCGCCTAA
- the LOC1272593 gene encoding rab11 family-interacting protein 4B isoform X3 has product MNWHRLSDKLSPLKMMTTTKKVDYLSTTPTSATTPSSTSQPDSLDLDYDMWQGQFEFVGPTVPINAANGNCGSSSSTGSIGITSLDKQSRTSSSSLEDLRLNGYIPPDQPVLIDEETFLSLHPNDFPSSGPQSGFFLDDYGNPNQNGNALDAYQLNNNSITANGNVSGGILNIKMLNNKTNNLISSVTIEEKNAKNNLINNNLKLINDNPELSNKYILKSSNSSSKMSDLIKTDLCDNLNEQLEILQRQVTNLADTQSNVDDRTSRTKTEYAVLQARYHMLEEQLRETELRAEERLAEEQKRHRELLARVEREAKLQNENCQIRIRTMEMEVTSLREEIQRLRLQSDKQAADLHATEEKLEKARDSLMISQQDLAEARAEEKKHRAEKQAAEELMVELGKECERLRSERGPALPTTSPESLRLEELHQEMDELRQKNKSLEEANEELQAMMLTRSIEEGRNLLNGTSNSLAQELEAMSQNQLQVAFQEKEEENRRLKHYIDTMLLNVVENYPQLLEVKAA; this is encoded by the exons ATGAATTGGCACCGACTTAGTGACAAACTTTCACCGCTCAAAATGATGACCACGACGAAGAAAGTCGACTACCTGTCGACGACACCGACATCGGCCACGACGCCCTCCTCGACCAGCCAACCGGACAGTCTGGATCTAGACTACGATATGTGGCAGGGTCAGTTTGAGTTCGTTGGTCCCACAGTGCCGATCAATGCTGCAAATGGTAactgcggcagcagcagcagcaccggcagcatCGGCATCACGTCGCTCGACAAGCAGTCGCGCACGTCCTCATCTAGTCTGGAAGATTTACGCTTAAACGGGTACATCCCACCCGATCAGCCGGTGCTGATCGACGAGGAAACGTTCCTCAGCCTGCACCCAAATGACTTCCCTTCGTCCGGGCCGCAGTCGGGATTTTTCCTGGACGATTACGGTAACCCAAACCAAAACGGAAATGCTCTCGACGCTTACCAGctgaacaacaacagcattaCAGCGAACGGTAATGTGAGCGGAGGTatactcaacatcaaaatgctcaacaacaaaacgaacaaccTCATCAGCTCGGTTACGATCGAGGAGAAAAATGCCAAAAACAACTTGATCAACAACAATCTGAAGCTGATCAACGATAATCCAGAGCTCAGCAATAAGTACATTTTAAAGTCGAGCAACAGTAGCAGTAAAATGAGCGATCTAATCAAGACCGACCTATGTGATAATTTAAACGAACAA CTCGAAATACTACAACGGCAAGTCACCAATCTGGCAGACACCCAGAGCAATGTGGACGATCGCACGAGTAGAACGAAAACGGAATATGCCGTCCTTCAAGCGCGTTATCATATGCTGGAGGAGCAGCTGAGAGAG aCTGAATTGCGGGCGGAAGAACGATTGGCTGAAGAACAAAAGCGTCACAGGGAGTTGCTGGCCCGCGTCGAGCGGGAGGCAAAATTGCAGAATGAAAACTGTCAGATCCGGATACGGACGATGGAGATGGAGGTAACCAGCTTGCGGGAGGAGATCCAACGATTGCGCCTGCAAAGTGACAAACAGGCGGCCGATCTGCATGCGACGGAGGAGAAGCTGGAGAAAGCTCGGGATTCGCTGATGATCTCGCAGCAGGATCTGGCGGAAGCAAGGGCAGAGgagaaaaa GCATAGAGCCGAGAAGCAAGCGGCAGAGGAACTGATGGTAGAGCTTGGCAAGGAATGTGAACGGCTGCGTTCTGAGCGTGGGCCCGCACTGCCAACGACATCGCCCGAGTCGCTGCGACTGGAGGAATTGCATCAGGAAATGGACGAATTGCGCCAGAAGAACAAGTCACTGGAGGAAGCGAACGAAGAGCTTCAGGCTATGATGTTGACCCGTAGCATTGAGGAAGGGCGTAATCTGCTGAACGGGACCTCGAACAGTTTGGCCCAAGAGCTAGAAGCCATGAGCCAAAATCAG CTCCAGGTCGCATTCCAGGAGAAGGAAGAGGAGAACCGACGACTGAAGCATTACATCGACACGATGCTATTGAACGTGGTGGAAAACTATCCACAGCTGCTGGAAGTGAAAGCCGCCTAA
- the LOC1272593 gene encoding rab11 family-interacting protein 4B isoform X1, producing the protein MNWHRLSDKLSPLKMMTTTKKVDYLSTTPTSATTPSSTSQPDSLDLDYDMWQGQFEFVGPTVPINAANGNCGSSSSTGSIGITSLDKQSRTSSSSLEDLRLNGYIPPDQPVLIDEETFLSLHPNDFPSSGPQSGFFLDDYGNPNQNGNALDAYQLNNNSITANGNVSGGILNIKMLNNKTNNLISSVTIEEKNAKNNLINNNLKLINDNPELSNKYILKSSNSSSKMSDLIKTDLCDNLNEQLEILQRQVTNLADTQSNVDDRTSRTKTEYAVLQARYHMLEEQLRETELRAEERLAEEQKRHRELLARVEREAKLQNENCQIRIRTMEMEVTSLREEIQRLRLQSDKQAADLHATEEKLEKARDSLMISQQDLAEARAEEKKHRAEKQAAEELMVELGKECERLRSERGPALPTTSPESLRLEELHQEMDELRQKNKSLEEANEELQAMMLTRSIEEGRNLLNGTSNSLAQELEAMSQNQVKNDVSERDNTTMCVRFELLLRTGKESVCFSTTSRMVRVLHYRVCMLFHHVTS; encoded by the exons ATGAATTGGCACCGACTTAGTGACAAACTTTCACCGCTCAAAATGATGACCACGACGAAGAAAGTCGACTACCTGTCGACGACACCGACATCGGCCACGACGCCCTCCTCGACCAGCCAACCGGACAGTCTGGATCTAGACTACGATATGTGGCAGGGTCAGTTTGAGTTCGTTGGTCCCACAGTGCCGATCAATGCTGCAAATGGTAactgcggcagcagcagcagcaccggcagcatCGGCATCACGTCGCTCGACAAGCAGTCGCGCACGTCCTCATCTAGTCTGGAAGATTTACGCTTAAACGGGTACATCCCACCCGATCAGCCGGTGCTGATCGACGAGGAAACGTTCCTCAGCCTGCACCCAAATGACTTCCCTTCGTCCGGGCCGCAGTCGGGATTTTTCCTGGACGATTACGGTAACCCAAACCAAAACGGAAATGCTCTCGACGCTTACCAGctgaacaacaacagcattaCAGCGAACGGTAATGTGAGCGGAGGTatactcaacatcaaaatgctcaacaacaaaacgaacaaccTCATCAGCTCGGTTACGATCGAGGAGAAAAATGCCAAAAACAACTTGATCAACAACAATCTGAAGCTGATCAACGATAATCCAGAGCTCAGCAATAAGTACATTTTAAAGTCGAGCAACAGTAGCAGTAAAATGAGCGATCTAATCAAGACCGACCTATGTGATAATTTAAACGAACAA CTCGAAATACTACAACGGCAAGTCACCAATCTGGCAGACACCCAGAGCAATGTGGACGATCGCACGAGTAGAACGAAAACGGAATATGCCGTCCTTCAAGCGCGTTATCATATGCTGGAGGAGCAGCTGAGAGAG aCTGAATTGCGGGCGGAAGAACGATTGGCTGAAGAACAAAAGCGTCACAGGGAGTTGCTGGCCCGCGTCGAGCGGGAGGCAAAATTGCAGAATGAAAACTGTCAGATCCGGATACGGACGATGGAGATGGAGGTAACCAGCTTGCGGGAGGAGATCCAACGATTGCGCCTGCAAAGTGACAAACAGGCGGCCGATCTGCATGCGACGGAGGAGAAGCTGGAGAAAGCTCGGGATTCGCTGATGATCTCGCAGCAGGATCTGGCGGAAGCAAGGGCAGAGgagaaaaa GCATAGAGCCGAGAAGCAAGCGGCAGAGGAACTGATGGTAGAGCTTGGCAAGGAATGTGAACGGCTGCGTTCTGAGCGTGGGCCCGCACTGCCAACGACATCGCCCGAGTCGCTGCGACTGGAGGAATTGCATCAGGAAATGGACGAATTGCGCCAGAAGAACAAGTCACTGGAGGAAGCGAACGAAGAGCTTCAGGCTATGATGTTGACCCGTAGCATTGAGGAAGGGCGTAATCTGCTGAACGGGACCTCGAACAGTTTGGCCCAAGAGCTAGAAGCCATGAGCCAAAATCAGGTAAAAAACGACGTTTCGGAACGAGATAACACAACAATGTGTGTTCGATTCGAGTTGCTTTTGCGGACGGGGAAAGAAAGCGTTTGCTTTTCTACTACGTCTAGGATGGTTAGGGTGTTGCATTATCGTGTCTGTATGTTGTTCCATCACGTTACGTCTTGA